A genomic segment from Halogeometricum sp. S3BR5-2 encodes:
- a CDS encoding helix-turn-helix domain-containing protein — MLLELSVPVGALGLVAPEASLPSLTVEFERTVFASDCTSLVVVSDEDAASTAAAFRERPIVEDVLRVDEVEDGVVYRLSWGETLPDLFQRIREFDGALLRASSHDGKWHLAIRFPDRVTMSKFYVTYDDSAYPITIHRISASEPAVNASEDRLTPTQRKVLRRAWEGGYFDIPRRMPLTELADEFDVSDTATSQTLRRGTANLLGRYLGGSKRNESVNPPDN; from the coding sequence ATGCTGCTAGAACTCTCGGTACCGGTCGGCGCGTTGGGACTCGTCGCTCCCGAGGCGTCTCTCCCGTCGCTCACCGTCGAATTCGAGCGCACCGTGTTCGCTTCGGACTGTACCTCCTTGGTCGTCGTTTCGGACGAGGACGCGGCGTCGACGGCGGCCGCGTTCCGGGAGCGCCCTATCGTCGAGGACGTCCTCCGCGTCGACGAGGTGGAGGACGGAGTGGTCTATCGACTCTCGTGGGGCGAGACGTTGCCCGACCTGTTCCAGCGTATCCGAGAGTTCGACGGCGCGCTCCTCCGGGCCAGTTCGCACGACGGGAAGTGGCATCTGGCGATTCGGTTCCCGGACCGCGTGACGATGTCGAAGTTCTACGTGACGTACGACGACTCCGCGTATCCGATAACCATCCATCGCATCAGCGCGTCCGAGCCGGCGGTCAACGCGTCGGAGGACCGTCTGACACCGACGCAGCGAAAAGTGCTCCGACGGGCGTGGGAAGGCGGGTACTTCGACATTCCGAGGCGGATGCCGCTGACGGAACTCGCCGACGAGTTCGACGTCTCGGATACCGCAACCTCGCAGACGCTGCGACGCGGAACCGCCAACCTCCTCGGACGATACCTCGGCGGCTCCAAGCGGAACGAATCCGTGAACCCCCCCGATAACTGA
- a CDS encoding TrmB family transcriptional regulator: MPTDSPTAPDAVAVEQLEAIGLSSYAARTFVALASLGRGTARDVSDVSDVPRTRVYDAVKELRERGLVDVRQSSPKQFWVVSSETTRRRLEREYTRRLDRLINALNDVEPASATAEQRGVWTVTGRETIADRVTELVETATDEIAIMTVEELLTEEIVARLRAAADRGVTVRVAGLSESVQGDIQDAVPDAELFESLWVWSETPAGRLLMVDGKKTLVSVLVRGNGDHPPEPRDETAIWGAGETNSLVVVLRAMFTWQLGSDESDERTRG; the protein is encoded by the coding sequence ATGCCCACAGATTCTCCGACCGCTCCGGACGCCGTCGCCGTCGAACAACTCGAAGCCATCGGGCTGAGTAGCTACGCCGCCAGGACGTTCGTGGCGCTGGCCAGCCTCGGAAGAGGGACCGCACGGGACGTCAGCGACGTATCCGACGTCCCCCGAACGCGCGTGTACGACGCCGTCAAGGAACTGCGGGAACGGGGGTTGGTCGACGTACGGCAGTCCTCTCCCAAGCAGTTCTGGGTCGTCTCCTCGGAGACGACCAGACGGCGGCTCGAACGCGAGTACACCCGCCGACTGGACAGACTGATCAACGCGTTGAACGACGTCGAACCGGCGTCGGCGACGGCCGAACAACGCGGCGTCTGGACCGTCACCGGGCGCGAGACGATCGCCGACCGCGTCACCGAGCTCGTCGAGACCGCGACCGACGAAATCGCGATCATGACGGTCGAAGAACTCCTCACCGAGGAGATAGTCGCTCGGCTTCGCGCGGCCGCCGACCGCGGCGTCACTGTCCGGGTGGCCGGACTCTCCGAGTCCGTACAGGGGGATATCCAAGACGCGGTCCCGGACGCAGAACTGTTCGAATCGCTGTGGGTGTGGTCGGAGACCCCCGCCGGTCGGCTCCTGATGGTCGACGGGAAGAAGACGCTCGTGAGCGTCCTCGTCCGAGGGAACGGCGACCACCCGCCGGAACCCCGCGACGAAACGGCCATCTGGGGAGCGGGCGAAACCAACAGTCTAGTCGTCGTACTGAGGGCCATGTTCACGTGGCAGCTCGGAAGCGACGAGAGCGACGAACGCACCCGCGGCTGA
- a CDS encoding TrmB family transcriptional regulator: MDDLTNVERAIELLQKLGLKEYEAKCFVALSQLPSGTAKQISEISEVPRTRVYDAVRVLETKGLVEIQHSNPQRFRAVPIEEAAETLRSEYESRTDSLRETLRGIDSATVDDDVDVSHEVWALSGHAAIATRATQLIDEAEREVVLIVGTEETLTDQLTGRLESAQDRGVDVIVGTVSEALQEEVRGTLPNAEAFVSGLDWLRPAMSGDETEITRLLLVDRSTILVSTAHRPDGTESAPEQAVFGRGFDNGLVTIVRRLMATGLFPLGDSDGVESDPDAS; this comes from the coding sequence ATGGATGACCTAACAAACGTCGAACGAGCGATCGAACTGCTCCAGAAGCTCGGGCTGAAAGAGTACGAAGCGAAGTGCTTCGTCGCGCTCTCACAGCTTCCGAGCGGAACCGCGAAACAAATCAGCGAGATATCCGAGGTACCCCGAACCCGCGTCTACGACGCGGTCAGGGTGCTCGAAACGAAGGGGCTCGTCGAGATACAGCACTCGAATCCGCAGCGGTTTCGCGCGGTGCCCATCGAGGAGGCGGCGGAGACGCTCCGGTCCGAGTACGAGTCGCGGACGGACTCGCTCCGAGAGACCCTTCGCGGCATCGACTCGGCCACCGTCGACGACGACGTCGACGTCTCGCACGAGGTGTGGGCGCTCTCCGGACACGCGGCCATCGCGACTCGGGCGACGCAACTCATCGACGAGGCCGAACGGGAAGTCGTCCTCATCGTCGGCACCGAGGAGACGCTGACCGACCAGTTGACCGGCCGTCTGGAGTCCGCTCAGGACCGCGGCGTCGACGTCATCGTCGGGACCGTCTCCGAGGCGTTGCAGGAGGAGGTACGCGGAACGCTCCCGAACGCTGAGGCGTTCGTCTCGGGGCTGGACTGGTTGCGTCCGGCGATGTCGGGTGACGAGACGGAGATCACTCGACTCCTGTTAGTCGACCGCTCGACCATCCTCGTGAGTACCGCACACCGGCCCGACGGGACGGAGAGCGCCCCCGAGCAGGCGGTGTTCGGACGCGGGTTCGACAACGGCCTCGTGACCATCGTCCGCCGCCTGATGGCGACGGGGCTGTTCCCCCTCGGCGATTCGGACGGCGTCGAATCCGACCCCGACGCCTCGTGA
- the hisB gene encoding imidazoleglycerol-phosphate dehydratase HisB: protein MTDDADSDADPDRDAGAASRAAAISRETAETTIDVTLRVDGDGDSVVDTGVGFFDHMLEAFAKHGLFDLTVQCDGDLHIDDHHTVEDVAIVLGDAFEEALGDKRGIVRYADRKVPLDEAVAGVVVDVSGRPYFDFDGAFSQDEIGDFTSDMARHFAYSLAMHAGLTLHTEIEGDNAHHEAEALFKALARALDDATRVDPRRSDTPSTKGAL from the coding sequence ATGACCGACGACGCCGACTCCGACGCGGACCCGGACCGAGACGCCGGGGCCGCCTCGCGCGCCGCCGCCATCTCCCGCGAGACGGCCGAGACGACCATCGACGTGACGCTGCGCGTCGACGGCGACGGGGACAGCGTCGTCGACACCGGCGTCGGGTTCTTCGACCACATGCTCGAAGCGTTCGCCAAGCACGGGCTGTTCGACCTGACCGTCCAGTGCGACGGCGACCTGCACATCGACGACCACCACACCGTCGAGGACGTGGCCATCGTCCTCGGCGACGCTTTCGAAGAAGCCCTCGGTGACAAGCGCGGCATCGTCCGGTACGCCGACCGGAAGGTCCCCTTAGACGAGGCCGTCGCGGGCGTCGTCGTGGACGTGAGCGGCCGCCCGTACTTCGACTTCGACGGCGCGTTCTCGCAGGACGAAATCGGCGACTTCACGAGCGACATGGCCCGGCACTTCGCCTACTCGCTGGCGATGCACGCCGGCCTGACGCTGCACACGGAAATCGAGGGGGACAACGCCCACCACGAGGCCGAGGCGCTGTTCAAAGCGCTCGCCCGCGCACTGGACGACGCGACGCGCGTGGACCCGCGGCGCAGCGACACCCCGAGCACGAAGGGGGCGCTCTAG
- a CDS encoding amino acid-binding protein — MFDEIMRKFEGSPSQQEVIRLLLERGFSVNDEGRVVSGGIEIPNTGIAREIGVDRRVVDSTTSAILDDEQLRRIFQNISSIPSLMDLAPVLDLSVLTVEVADADAPGIVAEITSRLADRDISIRQTVSEDPEFTDDPKLYVVTDEPVPGDLLNELSGLPFVRRISIA; from the coding sequence ATGTTCGACGAGATAATGCGGAAGTTCGAGGGCAGTCCGAGCCAACAGGAGGTCATCCGCCTCCTCCTCGAACGGGGGTTCTCCGTCAACGACGAGGGGCGCGTCGTCTCCGGCGGCATCGAGATTCCGAACACCGGCATCGCCCGCGAAATCGGCGTCGACCGCCGCGTCGTCGACTCCACCACCAGCGCCATCCTCGACGACGAGCAACTCCGCCGCATTTTCCAGAACATCTCCTCGATTCCCAGCCTGATGGACCTCGCGCCCGTGCTGGACCTCTCGGTTCTCACCGTCGAAGTCGCGGACGCCGACGCCCCCGGCATCGTCGCAGAGATAACCTCTCGGCTGGCAGACCGCGACATCTCCATCCGCCAGACGGTGAGCGAGGACCCCGAGTTCACCGACGACCCGAAACTCTACGTCGTCACCGACGAACCGGTCCCGGGGGACCTGCTGAACGAACTCTCCGGACTCCCTTTCGTCCGCCGTATCAGCATCGCGTGA
- a CDS encoding antitoxin VapB family protein yields MTKTIRVSDEYHRYLKSHNREGETMEETLRRLTRGPDPSDLAGFLTDDEARRAKEAVKRRREGDVEKKDAAREAFSDG; encoded by the coding sequence ATGACGAAGACGATTCGCGTCTCCGACGAGTACCACCGGTACCTCAAATCACACAACCGGGAGGGGGAGACGATGGAGGAGACGCTCCGGCGACTGACGCGCGGCCCGGACCCGTCGGACCTCGCAGGCTTTCTCACGGACGACGAGGCGCGGCGGGCGAAAGAGGCGGTGAAGCGGCGACGCGAGGGCGACGTCGAGAAGAAAGACGCGGCGCGCGAGGCGTTCTCCGACGGATGA
- a CDS encoding PIN domain-containing protein, with translation MILDSTYLFDLMRDDPDAFDKGTELVERGEIQWLPTPVVAEAFYGVATVRSDRTESELRNRLLGYPRIELDEEIARRAGLLLARADDEAGGASGVGWNDAHIGATADVFGDTVLTENVADFEKLGVSVETY, from the coding sequence ATGATTCTCGATTCGACGTATCTGTTCGATCTGATGCGCGACGACCCGGACGCGTTCGACAAAGGAACCGAACTCGTCGAACGTGGCGAGATACAGTGGCTCCCGACGCCCGTGGTCGCGGAGGCTTTCTACGGGGTGGCGACCGTCAGGAGCGACCGGACGGAGTCCGAACTCAGAAACAGGCTACTCGGCTACCCGCGGATCGAACTGGACGAGGAAATTGCCCGGCGTGCGGGGCTCCTCCTCGCGCGGGCTGACGACGAGGCGGGCGGCGCGTCGGGTGTCGGGTGGAACGACGCGCACATCGGCGCGACGGCCGACGTCTTCGGTGACACCGTACTGACCGAGAACGTCGCGGACTTCGAGAAACTCGGCGTGTCGGTCGAGACGTACTGA
- a CDS encoding IMPACT family protein, which produces MTDAYRTVAGPGEADFEIRGSEFIGYVDRANTVEEAEAFVDAVRERHADATHNVPAYRVPAGGESAGSGEMLREYSSDDGEPSGSSGKPALNVLVQQDLRNVVAVVTRYYGGTNLGVGGLARAYSRGVKDAVDAAGIVEEVPHETFSVTVAYDDSGTVRGILESAGVEFDAAYEADVSFDVRVPVEDGSGLRDRIRSATSGRADVE; this is translated from the coding sequence GTGACCGACGCCTACCGCACCGTCGCCGGCCCCGGCGAGGCCGATTTCGAGATTCGCGGCTCCGAGTTCATCGGCTACGTCGACCGGGCGAACACGGTCGAGGAGGCGGAGGCGTTCGTCGACGCGGTGCGGGAGCGACACGCCGACGCGACGCACAACGTGCCCGCCTACCGCGTGCCCGCCGGAGGCGAGTCGGCGGGGTCGGGGGAGATGCTCCGCGAGTACTCCTCGGACGACGGCGAGCCCTCCGGTTCCTCCGGAAAGCCCGCCCTGAACGTCCTCGTCCAGCAGGACCTCAGAAACGTCGTCGCCGTCGTCACGCGCTACTACGGCGGCACGAACCTCGGCGTCGGCGGCCTCGCCCGCGCGTACTCCCGCGGCGTGAAGGACGCCGTCGACGCGGCCGGAATCGTCGAGGAGGTGCCGCACGAGACGTTCTCAGTGACGGTCGCCTACGACGACTCCGGCACCGTCCGGGGCATCTTAGAGAGCGCCGGCGTCGAGTTCGACGCCGCCTACGAGGCCGACGTGTCGTTCGACGTGCGGGTTCCGGTCGAGGACGGGTCCGGTCTGCGCGACCGGATTCGAAGCGCGACCAGCGGACGCGCGGACGTCGAGTGA
- a CDS encoding NAD(P)/FAD-dependent oxidoreductase, with product MTDRYEAVVVGGGIVGSSVAYHLAREGVETLLADRRDEGRATDAGAGILSPATTSRDNEPWVEFAIEAVGYYDELVAALEREQDGPHGYAERGVLSVAVDDDEVEAFESTTELIEERRERFGVPEPGSLRELDAEEARARFPPLADVERALYYDDAARVDGRTFESALRRAGRTHGLTEREASVGELVLGGGGDENGAGSREVDGVVLDSGERIDAENVVVAGGAWSESFGSQLGVEVPVEPQRGQIVHLDVDADTDGWPIVSPFRGHYMVSWDDGRVAAGATREAGSGFVPHTTVKGLREVFDEVLRVAPGLADASLRASRVGLRPLTPDGLPVLGAVPGVEGGYLCTGHGPTGLQLGPYSGKVVADVVRGEVPGMENADLDRFSVDRF from the coding sequence ATGACAGACCGATACGAGGCGGTCGTGGTCGGCGGGGGCATCGTCGGGTCGTCCGTCGCCTACCACCTCGCCCGCGAGGGAGTCGAGACGCTCCTCGCGGACCGGCGCGACGAGGGCCGGGCGACCGACGCCGGCGCGGGCATCCTCTCGCCGGCGACGACCAGCAGGGACAACGAACCGTGGGTCGAGTTCGCTATCGAGGCCGTCGGCTACTACGACGAACTGGTCGCGGCGCTCGAACGCGAGCAGGACGGCCCGCACGGCTACGCCGAACGCGGCGTCCTGAGCGTCGCCGTCGACGACGACGAGGTGGAGGCGTTCGAATCGACGACGGAACTCATCGAGGAGCGACGCGAGCGCTTCGGCGTCCCCGAACCGGGGTCGCTGCGGGAACTCGACGCCGAGGAAGCGAGGGCGCGGTTCCCGCCGCTGGCTGACGTGGAACGCGCGCTCTACTACGACGACGCGGCCCGAGTCGACGGGCGGACGTTCGAGTCGGCGCTCCGGCGGGCCGGCCGGACGCACGGGCTGACCGAACGCGAGGCGAGCGTAGGGGAGTTGGTTCTCGGAGGTGGCGGAGACGAGAACGGGGCCGGAAGTCGAGAAGTCGACGGCGTCGTCCTCGACTCCGGCGAGCGAATCGACGCCGAGAACGTCGTCGTCGCGGGCGGCGCGTGGTCCGAGTCGTTCGGGTCGCAACTCGGCGTCGAGGTGCCCGTCGAACCGCAACGCGGGCAAATCGTCCACCTCGACGTGGACGCCGATACCGACGGCTGGCCCATCGTGAGCCCCTTTCGGGGTCACTACATGGTGTCGTGGGACGACGGCCGCGTCGCCGCCGGCGCGACCCGCGAGGCGGGGTCCGGGTTCGTCCCGCACACGACGGTGAAGGGCCTGCGCGAGGTGTTCGACGAGGTGCTCCGCGTCGCCCCCGGCCTCGCAGACGCCTCGCTCCGCGCCTCGCGCGTCGGCCTCCGGCCGCTGACCCCCGACGGTCTGCCCGTCTTGGGCGCCGTCCCGGGCGTGGAGGGGGGTTACCTCTGCACGGGGCACGGACCCACGGGTCTCCAGTTGGGACCGTACAGCGGGAAAGTGGTCGCCGACGTCGTGCGCGGCGAGGTGCCGGGGATGGAGAACGCGGACCTCGACCGGTTCTCCGTCGACCGCTTCTGA
- a CDS encoding TRAP transporter permease, whose product MTSDTDDPRSGDGAGTDPETNARVRAVADGGRDRDGRNDGRDSGDEEADALSDEEAEELLQEIERKRSLSGYAALFVSVVGIAFSLYQMWLAARGFTFEVDLPLVGEVGVGQLQLLQVNAVHVAFALVLAFVLFPPTDGSGAVSRRLGRVVPAARARFGADSPIARGATAVRGGVRWAVVDGERNRVTPADLVCILLSVATAQYMVTEWDEIQQLRVLGLAAGRSVAEYLGPFGVLAEAVSAVGIPLADVSYPFFLGAVGVLLVLEATRRALGLYLMLIVASFIVYARYGYFIAPDTPVIGVLSITEGSWANIVQNLWYNTENGVFGIPVTVSVQFIYIFILFGAFLEMSGAGQWFIDLAYAATGTRRGGPAKASILASGFMGMISGSSIANTVTTGAFTIPLMKKSGYRPEFAGAVESSASSGGQILPPVMGAAAFLMIEFIGVPFSDIIIAATIPAIVFFFGVWVMVHLEAVRADIGGLDRSEVVDLGAHLRVGWFYLLPVGLLLFYLLVERLTVARSAWFTLVAIMALVAFVAAYNRRTRVPLVGAIAALTAAQVVSYLLTDVGVLAAATGGAEEAMGPVEAVFAAGGDLGTIVVVVSLAFLLVRPRIDAPLLDLDAAVDEAGERVARSVGRPALARLNAFRYSVFVGKSMDSGARTATEVVVAVAAAGIIPGVVSATGLGPNLTALIRTTAGGSLVLLLVFTAVASIILGMGMPTTVTYIILVSLLGPAIAQSSDIPLLAAHLFILYFGVIADITPPVAVAAYAASGIAKSDPFQTGVQAFSLSLNKAIVPFAFALTPGILLLRGSGESARVLTTADVTDVAYFLPEVVIPVAGVFLGVVALGVTVIGFLYRTVGAGERVLYAVAALLLMAPMLLLNAVTDVLGLVGVLTNLGEPLLLDIGMRAAGGVLFALLAFRNRRGADEKPNPTAATTSD is encoded by the coding sequence ATGACATCAGACACAGACGACCCTCGGAGCGGTGACGGAGCGGGGACGGACCCCGAGACGAACGCGCGGGTCCGCGCGGTCGCCGACGGCGGCCGGGACCGCGACGGCCGAAACGACGGTCGGGACTCCGGAGACGAAGAAGCGGACGCGCTGAGCGACGAGGAGGCCGAGGAACTCCTCCAGGAGATAGAGCGGAAGCGCTCCCTCTCGGGCTACGCGGCCCTCTTCGTCTCCGTCGTCGGCATCGCCTTTTCGCTGTACCAGATGTGGCTCGCCGCGCGCGGGTTCACCTTCGAGGTGGACCTCCCCCTCGTCGGCGAGGTGGGAGTCGGACAGCTCCAACTGCTCCAAGTGAACGCCGTCCACGTCGCGTTCGCCCTCGTCCTCGCGTTCGTCCTCTTCCCCCCGACCGACGGCTCCGGGGCCGTCTCGCGGCGTCTCGGACGCGTCGTCCCCGCGGCGCGCGCGCGGTTCGGCGCCGACAGCCCGATAGCGCGGGGGGCGACGGCGGTCAGAGGCGGCGTCCGCTGGGCGGTCGTCGACGGCGAGCGGAACCGCGTGACGCCCGCGGACCTCGTCTGTATCCTCCTCTCGGTCGCCACGGCGCAGTACATGGTAACCGAGTGGGACGAGATACAGCAACTCCGCGTGCTGGGGCTGGCGGCGGGCCGGTCCGTCGCGGAGTACCTCGGCCCGTTCGGCGTCCTCGCCGAGGCGGTGAGCGCCGTCGGGATTCCGCTGGCCGACGTCTCCTACCCGTTCTTCCTCGGCGCCGTGGGCGTCCTCCTCGTGTTGGAGGCGACCCGCCGCGCCCTCGGCCTCTACCTCATGCTCATCGTCGCCTCGTTCATCGTCTACGCGCGGTACGGCTACTTTATCGCGCCGGACACGCCGGTCATCGGCGTCCTCTCCATCACCGAGGGGTCGTGGGCGAACATCGTCCAGAACCTCTGGTACAACACCGAGAACGGCGTCTTCGGCATCCCCGTCACCGTCTCGGTGCAGTTCATCTACATCTTCATCCTGTTCGGCGCGTTCCTGGAGATGTCCGGCGCCGGCCAGTGGTTCATCGACCTCGCGTACGCCGCCACCGGGACGCGCCGGGGCGGTCCGGCGAAGGCCTCGATTCTGGCGTCCGGGTTCATGGGGATGATATCCGGTTCCTCCATCGCCAACACGGTCACGACGGGGGCGTTCACCATCCCCCTGATGAAGAAGTCGGGCTACCGCCCGGAGTTCGCGGGCGCCGTGGAATCTTCGGCCTCCTCGGGCGGTCAGATTTTACCACCGGTCATGGGCGCGGCGGCGTTCCTGATGATCGAGTTCATCGGCGTCCCCTTCTCGGACATCATCATCGCCGCGACCATCCCGGCCATCGTGTTCTTCTTCGGGGTCTGGGTGATGGTCCACCTCGAAGCCGTCCGCGCGGACATCGGCGGCCTCGACCGCAGCGAGGTTGTCGACCTCGGAGCGCACCTCCGCGTCGGGTGGTTCTACCTCCTCCCCGTCGGCCTGCTGCTGTTCTACCTGCTGGTCGAGCGACTCACCGTCGCGCGGTCGGCGTGGTTCACCCTGGTCGCCATCATGGCGCTGGTCGCCTTCGTCGCGGCGTACAACCGCCGGACGCGGGTGCCGTTGGTCGGCGCTATCGCCGCACTCACGGCCGCGCAGGTCGTCTCCTACCTCCTGACCGACGTCGGCGTCCTCGCGGCCGCGACGGGCGGCGCGGAGGAGGCGATGGGCCCCGTGGAGGCCGTGTTCGCCGCGGGCGGGGACCTCGGGACTATCGTCGTCGTCGTCAGCCTCGCGTTCCTCCTCGTCCGGCCGCGCATCGACGCGCCGCTGCTCGATTTGGACGCCGCCGTCGACGAGGCCGGCGAGCGAGTCGCGCGGTCGGTCGGCCGGCCGGCGCTCGCCCGCCTGAACGCGTTCCGTTACAGCGTGTTCGTCGGCAAGTCGATGGACTCCGGCGCGCGCACCGCCACGGAAGTCGTCGTCGCCGTCGCCGCCGCGGGCATCATCCCCGGCGTCGTCAGCGCGACGGGTCTCGGCCCCAACCTGACGGCGCTCATCCGCACGACTGCGGGCGGGTCGCTCGTCCTCCTCCTGGTGTTCACCGCCGTCGCGTCCATCATCCTCGGGATGGGGATGCCGACGACGGTGACGTACATCATCCTCGTCTCGCTCCTCGGGCCGGCCATCGCGCAGTCCTCGGACATTCCGCTGCTGGCGGCGCACCTGTTCATCCTCTACTTCGGCGTCATCGCGGACATCACGCCGCCGGTGGCCGTCGCCGCCTACGCCGCCTCCGGGATAGCGAAGTCCGATCCGTTCCAAACGGGGGTGCAGGCGTTCTCGCTGTCGCTCAACAAGGCCATCGTGCCGTTCGCGTTCGCGCTCACCCCCGGCATCCTGCTCCTCCGCGGGAGCGGCGAGTCCGCCCGCGTCCTCACGACGGCCGACGTGACCGACGTGGCGTACTTCCTCCCCGAGGTGGTCATCCCCGTCGCCGGGGTGTTCCTCGGCGTCGTCGCCCTCGGCGTGACCGTCATCGGCTTCCTCTACCGCACCGTCGGCGCCGGCGAACGCGTCCTCTACGCCGTCGCGGCGCTGCTGCTCATGGCGCCGATGCTGCTTCTGAACGCCGTCACCGACGTGCTCGGACTGGTCGGCGTCCTGACGAACCTCGGCGAACCGCTCCTCCTCGACATCGGGATGCGCGCCGCCGGCGGCGTCCTGTTCGCACTGCTCGCGTTCCGGAACCGCCGCGGGGCCGACGAGAAGCCGAACCCGACGGCCGCGACGACGAGCGACTGA
- a CDS encoding DUF1850 domain-containing protein — protein sequence MTPRRTARSLAGLAVLVLLVAGAGAATPDDRVLTVEDAETGETLLTVPVSEGTPVALEYTHSVEKTRVLDGYAVDGTNLTMTRMEFESYGAGLPARADVTVENGTFVFDPEGTYEELYVKPGHVAGHELRVGDETYDLVALSDARSVRLAVERRSALSHALSLAGSKL from the coding sequence GTGACGCCGAGACGAACCGCGCGCTCGCTCGCCGGTCTCGCCGTCCTCGTCCTCCTCGTCGCCGGGGCGGGGGCGGCGACGCCCGACGACCGCGTGCTGACGGTCGAGGACGCCGAGACCGGCGAGACGCTTCTGACCGTTCCCGTCTCCGAGGGGACGCCCGTCGCCCTCGAATACACCCACAGCGTGGAGAAGACGCGCGTGCTGGACGGCTACGCCGTCGACGGGACGAACCTCACGATGACGCGGATGGAGTTCGAGTCCTACGGAGCGGGGCTCCCGGCGCGAGCGGACGTGACCGTCGAGAACGGGACGTTCGTCTTCGACCCCGAGGGCACGTACGAGGAACTGTACGTGAAGCCCGGTCACGTCGCGGGCCACGAACTCCGCGTCGGCGACGAGACGTACGACCTCGTCGCCCTCTCCGACGCCCGGTCGGTCCGGTTGGCGGTCGAGCGCCGGTCCGCGCTCTCGCACGCCCTCTCGCTGGCAGGTAGCAAGCTATGA
- a CDS encoding TAXI family TRAP transporter solute-binding subunit, whose translation MADKMRRRQFIAATGAAGLVGIAGCSSGGNGGEGEDETTTSGGEGESTEMGTDTETESSGGSGGSGGSGRLSWHAGGTGGTYFPLSNEFKTVVEGNTDYTLQVQSTGASVENVGSLARGEADFALIQNDIAYFAFNGEGIDAFQGNAVESLRGVATLYPETIHIVTLAGTGIESPSDLSGATINTGDLGSGTQVNATQILEALGVSDYEEQNTGFSTASDQLKNGDIDAAFVVGGWPVGAIEELAATEDVVVVPVEGDNRQAVKDAAPFYADDEVPSGTYGLDSAVPTVSVQAMIATTTQVDEATVEEVTAAIFDNTDQLTIKTDFISAESAQDGMSIDLHPGAQAYFG comes from the coding sequence ATGGCAGATAAGATGCGGCGCCGTCAGTTCATCGCAGCGACCGGCGCGGCGGGCTTGGTCGGTATCGCGGGCTGTTCGAGCGGCGGCAACGGCGGCGAAGGCGAGGACGAGACGACCACCTCCGGCGGCGAAGGCGAGTCGACGGAGATGGGAACGGACACCGAGACGGAGTCGTCGGGCGGGTCCGGCGGGTCCGGCGGTAGCGGGCGCCTCTCGTGGCACGCCGGCGGGACCGGCGGGACGTACTTCCCGCTGTCGAACGAGTTCAAGACCGTCGTCGAGGGCAACACCGACTACACGCTACAGGTGCAGTCCACCGGGGCGTCGGTGGAGAACGTCGGCAGTCTCGCCCGCGGCGAGGCCGACTTCGCGCTCATCCAGAACGACATCGCCTACTTCGCGTTCAACGGCGAGGGCATCGACGCCTTCCAGGGGAACGCCGTCGAGAGCCTCCGCGGCGTCGCGACGCTGTACCCCGAGACCATCCACATCGTCACGCTCGCCGGAACGGGTATCGAGTCCCCCTCGGACCTCTCGGGGGCGACTATCAACACCGGCGACCTCGGGTCGGGGACGCAGGTGAACGCGACGCAGATCCTCGAAGCGCTCGGCGTCTCGGATTACGAGGAACAGAACACCGGGTTCTCCACGGCGTCCGACCAGTTGAAGAACGGCGACATCGACGCGGCGTTCGTCGTCGGCGGGTGGCCCGTCGGCGCCATCGAGGAACTGGCGGCGACCGAGGACGTCGTCGTCGTCCCCGTCGAGGGCGACAACAGGCAGGCGGTCAAGGACGCCGCGCCGTTCTACGCCGACGACGAGGTGCCCTCCGGAACGTACGGCCTCGACTCCGCCGTCCCGACGGTGTCGGTGCAGGCGATGATAGCCACGACGACGCAGGTGGACGAGGCCACGGTCGAGGAGGTCACGGCGGCCATCTTCGACAACACGGACCAACTCACCATCAAGACCGACTTCATCTCGGCGGAGTCCGCTCAGGACGGGATGTCCATCGACCTCCACCCGGGCGCGCAGGCGTACTTCGGGTAA